One window of the Streptomyces sp. ITFR-21 genome contains the following:
- a CDS encoding quinone oxidoreductase family protein translates to MRAVGFDVNGGPEVLRPVELPVPEPGPGRVLIRVAYAGVNFGEVQHRLGDFGPADGIEVPGLEISGEVAELGAGVTGLAPGDPVAAYLPDAGGYAEYAVAPAAFVFPLDGISLRDGGGAALALTTAWGVLTGAARLTAGDTVLIHAAAGGVGSVAAQLARALGAASVHGTVSSAAKARYAERFGYDAVHLRDGFAAHVSDLDVVLDPIGGPTRQASLTVLAPFGRLAVYGDAARRPDLNLPVLPFWKNNRSLTGYDIADLARRAPDRVRSHALSALSLLASGTIRLDISAELPLTSAAQAHETLQSGLNVGKTLLTVG, encoded by the coding sequence GTGCGCGCGGTCGGATTCGATGTCAACGGCGGCCCTGAGGTGCTGCGGCCGGTGGAGCTGCCCGTTCCGGAGCCCGGCCCCGGCCGGGTCCTGATCCGCGTCGCCTACGCCGGGGTCAACTTCGGCGAGGTGCAGCACCGGCTCGGCGACTTCGGCCCGGCCGACGGGATCGAGGTGCCCGGCCTGGAGATCTCCGGCGAGGTCGCCGAGCTCGGCGCCGGCGTCACCGGCCTGGCCCCGGGCGACCCGGTCGCCGCCTACCTGCCGGACGCCGGCGGGTACGCCGAGTACGCGGTCGCGCCGGCCGCCTTCGTCTTCCCGCTGGACGGGATATCGCTGCGCGACGGCGGCGGGGCGGCGCTGGCGCTGACCACCGCGTGGGGGGTGCTGACCGGTGCGGCCCGGCTCACCGCCGGCGACACCGTGCTCATCCACGCCGCGGCCGGCGGGGTCGGCTCCGTCGCCGCCCAGCTCGCCAGGGCGCTGGGCGCGGCCTCCGTGCACGGCACGGTCAGCTCCGCCGCCAAGGCCCGCTACGCCGAGCGGTTCGGCTACGACGCGGTGCACCTGCGGGACGGCTTCGCCGCGCACGTCTCCGACCTCGACGTCGTCCTCGACCCGATCGGCGGCCCGACCCGCCAGGCCAGCCTCACCGTACTGGCCCCCTTCGGCCGCCTCGCGGTCTACGGCGACGCCGCCCGCCGCCCCGACCTGAACCTGCCGGTCCTCCCCTTCTGGAAGAACAACCGCTCACTGACCGGCTACGACATCGCCGACCTCGCCCGCCGCGCCCCGGACCGCGTCCGCTCCCACGCCCTGTCCGCCCTCTCCCTTCTCGCCTCGGGCACGATCCGCCTCGACATCAGCGCGGAGCTCCCCCTGACCTCCGCCGCCCAGGCCCACGAAACCCTCCAGTCCGGCCTGAACGTGGGCAAGACGCTGCTCACGGTGGGGTAG
- a CDS encoding sensor histidine kinase — MDTSPAPAGPPADPLPPARFAMFDAVTWKEIAHLLVNLFTSIVGFVYVVTTLSLGAGLSVTVIGLPLLALGLVGCRGLGRLERARARALLGVRVDEPRPLRPGRMGFLPWVVASVKDPVAWRHALYSAIRLPWGVVTFTVTLASLFVLWPVLPFLARAMATVDRALVRGLLQPSDELERRIAELESDRGVVVDTAAADLRRIERDLHDGAQARLVALAMDLGLAKEKLLEDPAVGAAMVAEAHGEVKIALQELRDLARGIHPAILTDRGLDAALSSVATRCTVPVAVTVELPARPAEAIEGIAYFTVSELLQNISKHSGARGASVEVWQAADRLMILVRDDGRGGADAAAGSGLAGLAERLGSVDGLLAVDSPAGGPTRITAELPWRA; from the coding sequence ATGGACACCTCGCCCGCCCCCGCCGGCCCGCCGGCCGATCCGCTGCCGCCCGCGCGGTTCGCGATGTTCGACGCGGTGACGTGGAAGGAGATCGCGCATCTACTGGTCAACCTTTTCACGTCGATCGTCGGCTTCGTCTACGTCGTCACCACGCTCAGCCTCGGCGCCGGCCTGTCGGTGACCGTGATCGGGCTGCCGCTGCTGGCGCTGGGGCTGGTGGGCTGCCGCGGTCTCGGCCGGCTGGAGCGGGCGCGGGCGCGGGCGCTGCTGGGTGTCCGGGTGGACGAGCCGCGCCCGCTGCGGCCGGGCCGGATGGGCTTCCTGCCGTGGGTGGTCGCGTCGGTGAAGGACCCGGTGGCGTGGCGGCACGCGCTGTACTCCGCGATCCGGCTGCCGTGGGGCGTCGTCACCTTCACCGTCACCCTGGCCTCGCTGTTCGTGCTGTGGCCGGTGCTGCCGTTCCTGGCCAGGGCGATGGCGACGGTGGACCGGGCGCTGGTGCGCGGGCTGCTTCAGCCGTCGGACGAGCTGGAGCGGCGGATCGCGGAGCTGGAGTCGGACCGCGGGGTGGTGGTCGACACCGCGGCGGCCGACCTGCGCCGGATCGAGCGCGACCTGCACGACGGCGCCCAGGCCCGGCTGGTGGCACTCGCGATGGACCTCGGACTCGCGAAGGAGAAACTCCTGGAGGACCCGGCCGTGGGGGCGGCGATGGTGGCGGAGGCGCACGGCGAGGTGAAGATCGCCCTCCAGGAGCTGCGGGACCTCGCCCGCGGCATCCACCCGGCGATCCTCACCGACCGCGGCCTGGACGCGGCGCTGTCGTCGGTCGCCACCCGCTGCACGGTCCCGGTCGCCGTGACCGTCGAGCTGCCGGCCCGGCCGGCGGAGGCGATCGAGGGGATCGCGTACTTCACCGTCTCCGAACTGCTGCAGAACATCAGCAAGCACAGCGGGGCGCGCGGTGCGTCGGTGGAGGTGTGGCAGGCGGCCGACCGGCTGATGATCCTGGTCCGGGACGACGGCCGCGGCGGCGCGGACGCGGCGGCCGGCTCGGGCCTCGCCGGGCTCGCCGAGCGGCTGGGCTCGGTGGACGGCCTGCTGGCCGTCGACTCCCCCGCGGGCGGCCCGACCCGCATCACCGCGGAGCTGCCCTGGCGGGCCTGA
- a CDS encoding NADH-quinone oxidoreductase subunit A: MDYFHGYSVVGLVAVVGVLFVTVAFAGGRLLRPVVPTREKMLTYECGVDPVGEGWAHTQIRYYVYSFLYVIFAVDAIFLFPWATVFAAPGFGGTTLAEMFVFIGFLAVGLLYAWKKGVLEWT; the protein is encoded by the coding sequence GTGGACTACTTCCACGGCTACTCGGTCGTCGGGCTGGTCGCGGTCGTCGGTGTGCTCTTCGTGACGGTCGCGTTCGCGGGCGGCCGGCTGCTGCGGCCGGTCGTGCCGACGCGGGAGAAGATGCTCACGTACGAGTGCGGGGTCGACCCGGTCGGCGAGGGCTGGGCGCACACCCAGATCCGCTACTACGTGTACTCCTTCCTCTATGTGATCTTCGCGGTGGACGCGATCTTCCTCTTCCCCTGGGCCACCGTTTTCGCCGCGCCGGGCTTCGGCGGCACCACGCTGGCCGAGATGTTCGTCTTCATCGGCTTCCTGGCGGTCGGACTGCTCTACGCCTGGAAGAAGGGCGTTCTCGAATGGACCTGA
- a CDS encoding NADH-quinone oxidoreductase subunit B: protein MDLTPATTPAVELLPEPRRLGPLARLAPEPMKVVLNWGRRYSLWVFNFGLACCAIEFIAASMAKHDFIRLGVIPFAPGPRQADLMVVSGTVTDKMAPAVRRLYEQMPEPKYVISFGACSNCGGPYWDSYSVTKGVDQIIPVDVYVPGCPPRPEALLQGILKLQEKIARESLGERYAAPAAAAVPAAARPSAAALTSGLVRPPAPGGAPEAGDR from the coding sequence ATGGACCTGACCCCCGCCACCACTCCGGCGGTCGAGCTGCTGCCCGAGCCGCGCCGGCTCGGCCCGCTGGCCCGGCTGGCACCCGAGCCGATGAAGGTGGTGCTCAACTGGGGCCGCCGCTACAGCCTGTGGGTCTTCAACTTCGGCCTGGCCTGCTGCGCGATCGAGTTCATCGCCGCGTCCATGGCCAAGCACGACTTCATCCGGCTCGGCGTGATCCCCTTCGCGCCCGGCCCCCGGCAGGCCGACCTGATGGTGGTCTCCGGCACGGTCACCGACAAGATGGCCCCGGCCGTCCGGCGGCTCTACGAGCAGATGCCCGAGCCGAAGTACGTCATCTCCTTCGGCGCCTGCTCCAACTGCGGCGGCCCCTACTGGGACTCGTACTCCGTGACCAAGGGCGTCGACCAGATCATCCCGGTCGACGTCTACGTGCCCGGCTGCCCGCCCCGTCCCGAGGCGCTGCTCCAGGGCATCCTCAAGCTCCAGGAGAAGATCGCCCGGGAGTCGCTGGGGGAGCGGTACGCCGCCCCCGCCGCGGCCGCCGTCCCGGCTGCCGCGCGCCCGTCCGCCGCCGCGCTGACCAGCGGCCTCGTCCGGCCGCCGGCCCCCGGCGGCGCCCCGGAGGCGGGAGACCGGTGA
- a CDS encoding NADH-quinone oxidoreductase subunit C has protein sequence MSGFDRLPAGAAEVFGAGATAAEAYGLLTVDVPPDTWIAALTTARDELGCTFFDWLSAVDEPGTGFLVCAHVVSLSPAASAAPASVGGPGPATAVRRLLVRTTVPYGAAELPTATGVYAGAGWHERETYEMFGVAFAGHPHLAPLLLPEEFEGHPLRKDFVLAARVAKAWPGAKEPGESHEGGPKRRQMQPPGVPDPNDWGPLKGQLPPAPARAPRAGRPAGTATARPAGERPARRPSAPDAPWEQRPTEPPAGHSGPSAEPPATPAAGDGPPAEGGGTP, from the coding sequence GTGAGCGGATTCGACCGGCTGCCGGCCGGCGCGGCCGAGGTGTTCGGCGCGGGCGCCACGGCCGCCGAGGCGTACGGCCTGCTCACCGTCGACGTCCCACCCGACACCTGGATCGCCGCGCTGACCACCGCCCGCGACGAGCTGGGCTGCACCTTCTTCGACTGGCTGAGCGCGGTCGACGAGCCGGGCACGGGCTTCCTGGTCTGCGCCCACGTCGTCTCGCTGAGCCCCGCCGCGTCCGCAGCCCCCGCTTCCGTCGGCGGTCCGGGCCCGGCCACCGCGGTCCGCCGGCTGCTGGTGCGTACCACCGTCCCGTACGGCGCCGCGGAACTGCCCACCGCGACCGGTGTCTACGCGGGCGCGGGCTGGCACGAGCGGGAGACGTACGAGATGTTCGGCGTCGCCTTCGCCGGACACCCGCACCTGGCGCCGCTGCTGCTGCCCGAGGAGTTCGAGGGGCACCCGCTGCGCAAGGACTTCGTGCTGGCCGCCCGGGTCGCGAAGGCGTGGCCGGGCGCCAAGGAGCCCGGTGAGTCGCACGAAGGGGGCCCGAAGCGGCGGCAGATGCAGCCGCCCGGGGTGCCCGACCCCAACGACTGGGGCCCGCTCAAGGGCCAGCTGCCCCCCGCCCCGGCCCGCGCCCCCCGCGCCGGCCGCCCGGCGGGCACCGCGACGGCCCGCCCGGCGGGTGAGCGTCCGGCCCGCCGCCCGAGCGCGCCTGACGCGCCCTGGGAGCAGCGGCCGACCGAGCCACCGGCCGGGCACAGCGGGCCGTCCGCCGAGCCGCCGGCCACGCCCGCCGCCGGCGACGGGCCCCCCGCCGAGGGAGGTGGGACCCCGTGA
- a CDS encoding complex I subunit 1/NuoH family protein — translation MSDTLHVLLRLIAVLVVFLVFPLLVGQAEHKVMAHMQGRLGPMYAGGFHGWAQLVADGVKFAQKEDVVPADADRRVFQLAPAVALLPYLLVLIAIPVGPHGFVGEALDAGLLFVLAMLGVGVLGSLMAGWASANKFSLLGGLRTAAQLMAYELPMLLAAASVAMAAGTLSLPGIVGAYHWWWTLWQLMGGLVFFTAGLAELQRPPFDMPVADSEIIFGAYTEYTGLRFALFLLAEYAGIVVLCGLTTVLFLGGWHGPWSGSVGWLWTLLKAAVLAFVVIWLRVSYPRLREDQLQKLAWTVLIPISLAQIALTGVVKVVTS, via the coding sequence GTGAGCGACACCCTCCACGTCCTGCTGCGGCTGATCGCCGTCCTCGTCGTGTTCCTGGTCTTCCCGCTGCTGGTGGGGCAGGCCGAGCACAAGGTGATGGCGCACATGCAGGGCCGGCTCGGCCCGATGTACGCGGGCGGCTTCCACGGCTGGGCGCAACTTGTGGCCGACGGCGTGAAGTTCGCCCAGAAGGAGGATGTGGTGCCGGCCGACGCCGACCGCCGCGTCTTCCAGCTCGCGCCGGCCGTCGCCCTGCTGCCGTACCTCCTGGTGCTGATCGCGATCCCGGTCGGCCCGCACGGCTTCGTCGGCGAGGCCCTGGACGCCGGCCTGCTGTTCGTCCTGGCCATGCTGGGGGTCGGCGTCCTCGGCTCCCTGATGGCGGGCTGGGCGTCGGCCAACAAGTTCTCGCTGCTCGGCGGCCTGCGCACGGCCGCCCAGCTGATGGCGTACGAACTGCCGATGCTGCTCGCCGCCGCCTCGGTCGCCATGGCCGCCGGCACTCTCTCGCTGCCCGGGATCGTCGGCGCTTACCACTGGTGGTGGACGCTCTGGCAGCTCATGGGCGGCCTGGTCTTCTTCACCGCCGGCCTCGCCGAGCTGCAACGCCCGCCGTTCGACATGCCGGTGGCCGACTCCGAGATCATCTTCGGCGCGTACACCGAGTACACCGGGCTGCGCTTCGCGCTGTTCCTGCTCGCCGAGTACGCCGGCATCGTGGTGCTGTGCGGGCTGACCACGGTCCTGTTCCTCGGCGGCTGGCACGGCCCGTGGTCCGGCAGCGTCGGCTGGCTGTGGACGCTGCTCAAGGCCGCGGTGCTCGCCTTCGTGGTCATCTGGCTGCGGGTCAGCTACCCGCGGCTGCGCGAGGACCAGCTGCAGAAACTCGCCTGGACGGTGCTCATCCCGATCTCCCTCGCCCAGATCGCCCTGACCGGCGTCGTCAAGGTGGTGACCTCCTAA
- a CDS encoding 4Fe-4S binding protein, with translation MTKRSVTAQYPDAQPELPPRSRGVIALFEENCTVCMLCARECPDWCIYIDSHKETVPAAAPGGRERSRNMLDRFAIDFSLCMYCGICIEVCPFDALFWSPEFEYAETDILDLTHERDKLREWMWTVPAPPALDPAAEEPKEIAAARKAADKALASRPAAPAAPGGPVPGGPAPVGRASGDPARPAEPGESAEPGQSADPGQSADPGEGRA, from the coding sequence ATGACGAAGCGTTCAGTCACCGCCCAGTACCCCGACGCGCAGCCCGAGCTCCCTCCCCGCTCGCGCGGTGTGATCGCGCTGTTCGAGGAGAACTGCACGGTCTGCATGCTGTGCGCCCGCGAGTGCCCCGACTGGTGCATCTACATCGACTCGCACAAGGAGACGGTGCCGGCCGCCGCCCCGGGCGGACGGGAACGCAGCCGCAACATGCTGGACCGCTTCGCCATCGACTTCTCGCTGTGCATGTACTGCGGTATCTGCATCGAGGTGTGCCCCTTCGACGCGCTGTTCTGGTCCCCGGAGTTCGAGTACGCGGAGACCGACATCCTCGACCTGACGCACGAACGGGACAAGCTGCGCGAGTGGATGTGGACGGTCCCCGCGCCGCCCGCGCTCGACCCGGCGGCGGAGGAGCCCAAGGAGATCGCGGCGGCCCGCAAGGCGGCCGACAAGGCGCTGGCGTCCCGCCCGGCCGCGCCCGCCGCGCCTGGCGGCCCTGTGCCCGGCGGCCCCGCGCCCGTCGGCCGGGCGTCCGGCGATCCGGCGCGGCCCGCCGAGCCCGGGGAGTCCGCCGAGCCGGGGCAGTCCGCCGACCCGGGGCAGTCCGCCGACCCGGGGGAGGGCCGGGCGTGA
- a CDS encoding NADH-quinone oxidoreductase subunit J family protein, whose amino-acid sequence MNLSAAGHHPGFLSPTGVEITFVLIGLATLGAAVLTVTTRQLVHAALWLVVALGGLAVEYLLLTAEFIAWVQVLIYVGSIVVLLLFGLMLTRAPMGRSPDADSENRLVALGVATAAAVTLVWVVADAFRSTWIDLHGVVQGSSRVTGESLFRHWVLPFEALSVLLLAALVGAIVLSRRDTAVRGPGIDLGAGSAARSGTGTGPGTGSGTGPGAAPGKEN is encoded by the coding sequence GTGAACCTCAGTGCCGCCGGCCACCATCCCGGCTTCCTCTCCCCGACCGGCGTCGAGATTACCTTCGTGCTGATCGGCCTGGCCACCCTCGGCGCGGCCGTCCTCACCGTCACCACCCGCCAACTGGTGCACGCCGCCCTCTGGCTGGTCGTCGCCCTCGGCGGCCTCGCCGTCGAGTACCTGCTGCTCACCGCCGAGTTCATCGCCTGGGTACAGGTGCTGATCTACGTCGGCTCGATCGTCGTCCTCCTGCTGTTCGGCCTGATGCTGACCAGAGCGCCCATGGGCCGCTCCCCGGACGCCGACTCGGAGAACCGCCTGGTCGCCCTGGGCGTGGCGACCGCCGCCGCGGTCACCTTGGTGTGGGTGGTCGCGGACGCCTTCCGGTCCACCTGGATCGACCTGCACGGCGTGGTCCAGGGCTCCTCGCGGGTCACCGGCGAGAGCCTCTTCCGGCACTGGGTGCTGCCTTTCGAGGCCCTGTCGGTGCTGCTGCTGGCCGCGCTGGTCGGCGCGATCGTCCTCTCCCGCCGCGACACCGCCGTCCGCGGTCCGGGCATCGACCTCGGTGCCGGATCCGCCGCCCGGTCCGGCACGGGCACCGGACCCGGTACCGGATCAGGCACCGGACCCGGCGCAGCCCCGGGCAAGGAGAACTGA
- the nuoK gene encoding NADH-quinone oxidoreductase subunit NuoK has translation MHLAYPAVLAALLFCVGVYGVLARRNAILVLMSVELMLNAVNLNLVAFDVWLRDTLHAGQALTLFTITVAAAEIGLGLSIVLLVYRNRGSSDIDRLTALADPDPGPGTGHPGAPGAPRPAADDKKAEATA, from the coding sequence ATGCACCTCGCCTATCCCGCCGTCCTCGCCGCCCTCCTGTTCTGCGTCGGCGTCTACGGCGTCCTCGCCCGGCGCAACGCGATCCTCGTCCTGATGTCCGTCGAGCTGATGCTCAACGCGGTCAACCTCAACCTCGTCGCCTTCGACGTCTGGCTGCGCGACACCCTGCACGCCGGCCAGGCCCTGACCCTGTTCACCATCACCGTCGCCGCAGCCGAGATCGGGCTCGGCCTGTCGATCGTGCTGCTCGTCTACCGCAACCGCGGCAGCTCCGACATCGACCGCCTCACCGCGCTGGCCGACCCGGACCCCGGCCCCGGGACCGGGCACCCCGGCGCTCCCGGCGCGCCCCGGCCGGCCGCCGACGACAAGAAGGCAGAGGCCACCGCGTGA
- a CDS encoding NADH-quinone oxidoreductase subunit 5 family protein, with the protein MTLTALAALVPLLPFLGAAAGLLLGRRAPGFVRPLAVLPTAAAFTLAAVVAARQGTGQPTDAAHRLTATGSVPIDLALHLDGFSVLIAVLVGLVATCVQLYSLSYLRDDPRYPSYAALVSLFTAAMFLVVYSGDVMVLLVGWEIMGICSYFLVGHYWETETARSASIKAFLVTKLGDVPFLIGVFALAADARTFRISGILTAAAHGQLHHPTLVALLLLAGVAGKSAQFPLHTWLPDAMAGPTPVSALIHAATMVAAGIYLVARLLPVFTASATALAVLAAMAAVTMIGSGLAALAQDDIKRVLAYSTIGQLGYTAGALAVGNRDAAVFHLLSHGAFKALLFLGAGVVIHAAGTNSLSAMSRMGGLAKRAPDAVWTMGIALAALAALPPLSGFFSKESVLRAAEHASAGHTAHVPAAVGWTVFVAGLVAAVLTAAYAGRLFLMAFRGSGPEAADHGRQPVLMTAVLWVLAVPTLAFGGLAYRRLPDWFGHAPLGPTLITSVLGTGLALVGALITYGAWKAAAAARRTVPLGAVTAEPAAAEPERVEAEAAADHEAVYGDVGAAHDPGDPGRLLLGPLHWHAARGFHLDTLYAALFVRPVLAAAELVRFLDREVVETYVRGAGGAPRLLGAAVRKAQTGNVQTYLSALLAGAVVLAVLVAVGT; encoded by the coding sequence GTGACCCTGACCGCCCTTGCCGCGCTCGTCCCCCTCCTCCCGTTCCTGGGCGCGGCGGCCGGCCTGCTGCTCGGCCGGCGCGCGCCCGGCTTCGTACGCCCGCTGGCCGTGCTGCCCACCGCCGCCGCGTTCACGCTCGCCGCGGTCGTGGCCGCCCGGCAGGGCACCGGGCAGCCCACCGACGCCGCCCACCGCCTGACCGCCACCGGCTCGGTCCCGATCGACCTCGCCCTGCACCTGGACGGCTTCTCGGTGCTCATCGCCGTCCTGGTCGGCCTCGTCGCCACCTGCGTCCAGCTCTACTCCCTCTCCTACCTGCGCGACGACCCGCGCTACCCGTCGTACGCCGCCCTGGTCTCCCTGTTCACCGCCGCGATGTTCCTGGTGGTCTACTCCGGCGACGTGATGGTGCTGCTCGTCGGCTGGGAGATCATGGGCATCTGCTCCTACTTCCTGGTCGGCCACTACTGGGAGACCGAGACCGCCCGCTCGGCCTCGATCAAGGCGTTCCTGGTCACCAAACTCGGCGACGTCCCCTTCCTGATCGGCGTGTTCGCGCTCGCCGCCGACGCCCGCACCTTCCGGATCAGCGGCATCCTCACCGCCGCCGCCCACGGACAGCTGCACCACCCCACCCTGGTGGCCCTGCTGCTGCTCGCCGGAGTGGCCGGCAAGTCCGCGCAGTTTCCGCTGCACACCTGGCTGCCCGACGCGATGGCCGGCCCCACCCCGGTGTCCGCCCTCATCCACGCCGCCACCATGGTCGCCGCCGGCATCTACCTGGTGGCCAGGCTGCTGCCGGTGTTCACCGCCTCCGCCACCGCACTGGCCGTCCTCGCCGCGATGGCCGCCGTCACCATGATCGGCTCGGGTCTGGCCGCCCTCGCCCAGGACGACATCAAGCGGGTGCTCGCGTACTCCACCATCGGCCAGCTCGGCTACACGGCCGGCGCGCTGGCCGTCGGCAACCGCGACGCCGCCGTCTTCCACCTCCTGTCGCACGGCGCCTTCAAGGCGCTGCTCTTCCTGGGCGCCGGCGTCGTCATCCACGCCGCCGGCACCAACTCGCTGAGCGCCATGTCCCGCATGGGCGGCCTGGCCAAGCGCGCACCCGACGCCGTGTGGACGATGGGCATCGCCCTCGCCGCCCTCGCGGCCCTCCCGCCGCTGTCCGGCTTCTTCTCCAAGGAGTCCGTGCTCCGAGCCGCCGAGCACGCCTCCGCCGGCCACACCGCGCACGTCCCGGCCGCCGTCGGCTGGACCGTCTTCGTGGCCGGCCTGGTCGCCGCCGTCCTCACCGCCGCCTACGCCGGGCGGCTGTTCCTGATGGCGTTCCGCGGCAGCGGCCCCGAGGCCGCCGACCACGGCAGGCAGCCCGTCCTGATGACCGCCGTGCTGTGGGTGCTCGCCGTCCCCACCCTCGCCTTCGGCGGCCTGGCCTACCGCCGGCTGCCCGACTGGTTCGGCCACGCCCCGCTCGGGCCGACGCTGATCACCTCCGTGCTCGGCACCGGACTCGCCCTGGTGGGCGCGCTGATCACCTACGGCGCCTGGAAGGCGGCAGCCGCCGCCCGCCGAACCGTCCCGCTGGGCGCGGTCACGGCCGAACCCGCCGCCGCCGAACCCGAACGCGTCGAAGCCGAGGCCGCCGCTGACCACGAGGCGGTCTACGGCGACGTCGGCGCCGCCCACGACCCGGGCGACCCCGGCCGGCTGCTGCTGGGCCCGCTGCACTGGCACGCCGCCCGCGGCTTCCACCTCGACACCCTGTACGCGGCGCTGTTCGTGCGCCCCGTGCTCGCCGCCGCCGAGCTCGTCCGCTTCCTGGACCGCGAGGTCGTCGAGACCTACGTCCGCGGCGCGGGCGGCGCCCCCCGGCTGCTCGGCGCGGCCGTCCGCAAGGCCCAGACCGGAAACGTCCAGACCTACCTCAGCGCACTGCTGGCCGGTGCGGTCGTCCTCGCCGTCCTCGTCGCCGTCGGAACGTGA
- a CDS encoding complex I subunit 4 family protein encodes MNDTALQYVLAAILVLPLLGAAGALLPPPPGLRGRGPDQAVLRHGVTVTGAVLVLTIVLAAGFDHDHPATMQATTDLDWIPALRIHLHLGVDGISLPLLVLSALLTFLCALYSFFRPPRSDTAPSPKAFVALLLLLESGTLATFAVLDLMLFFLAFETVLIPMYFLIARWGGGDRERSALRFIVYTLLGSVVMLLGLLLIGVKAGTFDMVALTTDNGSSLGHSTQLIAVLAIGLGLAVKAPMWPLHSWLPDAHTAAPTVGSVLLAGVLLKMGTYGLVRIALPMAPDGMRTFAPYLGALAVVGIVYGSLACLALARQGNGGDLKRLIAYSSVGHMGFVLLGIASMSPTGVNGALFANIAHGLITGLLFFLVGAVKDRYGSSDLDQLAGRSGAALYGRAPRLGGLLAFGAVASLGLPGLAGFWGEMLAMFGAFKPAAGLSRPAFLTFTAVAAFGTLLTAGYLLTVVRRVCMGDRETGRAQPALADVHGYEFAAWTPLAALTVLAGLWPAVLLGLTDPAVRSLLGGN; translated from the coding sequence GTGAACGACACCGCCCTCCAGTACGTCCTCGCGGCGATCCTCGTGCTGCCGCTGCTCGGCGCGGCCGGCGCCCTGCTCCCGCCCCCGCCGGGCCTGCGCGGCCGCGGCCCCGACCAGGCGGTGCTCCGCCACGGCGTCACCGTCACCGGCGCCGTACTGGTCCTCACGATCGTGCTCGCGGCCGGCTTCGACCACGACCACCCCGCGACGATGCAGGCCACCACCGACCTCGACTGGATCCCCGCGCTGCGGATCCACCTCCACCTCGGCGTCGACGGCATTTCCCTCCCCCTTCTCGTGCTGAGCGCGCTGCTGACCTTCCTCTGCGCGCTGTACTCCTTCTTCCGCCCGCCCCGGTCCGACACGGCCCCGTCCCCGAAGGCGTTCGTCGCGCTGCTCCTGCTCCTGGAGTCGGGCACGCTCGCCACCTTCGCCGTCCTCGACCTGATGCTGTTCTTCCTGGCCTTCGAGACGGTCCTGATCCCGATGTACTTCCTCATCGCCCGCTGGGGCGGCGGGGACCGCGAGCGGTCGGCGCTGCGCTTCATCGTGTACACCCTCCTCGGCTCCGTGGTCATGCTGCTCGGCCTGCTTCTCATCGGGGTGAAGGCGGGCACCTTCGACATGGTGGCACTCACCACTGACAACGGGTCGTCGCTCGGTCACTCCACGCAGCTGATCGCGGTCCTCGCCATCGGCCTCGGGCTCGCCGTGAAAGCCCCCATGTGGCCGCTGCACAGCTGGCTCCCTGACGCCCACACCGCCGCCCCGACCGTCGGATCGGTGCTGCTGGCCGGCGTCCTGCTGAAGATGGGCACGTACGGCCTGGTCCGGATCGCGCTGCCGATGGCCCCCGACGGCATGCGCACCTTCGCCCCCTACCTCGGCGCCCTCGCCGTCGTCGGCATCGTCTACGGCTCGCTCGCCTGCCTCGCGCTCGCCCGGCAGGGCAACGGCGGCGACCTCAAACGCCTCATCGCGTACTCGTCCGTCGGCCACATGGGCTTCGTGCTGCTCGGCATCGCCTCGATGAGCCCCACCGGCGTCAACGGCGCCCTGTTCGCCAACATCGCCCACGGCCTCATCACCGGCCTGCTCTTCTTCCTGGTCGGCGCGGTCAAGGACCGCTACGGCTCCAGCGACCTCGACCAGCTGGCCGGCCGCTCCGGCGCCGCGCTGTACGGCCGGGCGCCGCGGCTGGGCGGCCTGCTCGCGTTCGGCGCCGTCGCCTCCCTCGGGCTGCCGGGACTGGCCGGGTTCTGGGGGGAGATGCTGGCGATGTTCGGCGCGTTCAAGCCCGCCGCCGGCCTGTCCCGCCCGGCGTTCCTGACCTTCACCGCCGTCGCCGCCTTCGGCACCCTGCTCACCGCCGGCTACCTGCTCACCGTGGTCCGCCGGGTCTGCATGGGCGACCGGGAGACCGGCCGCGCCCAACCGGCCCTCGCCGACGTCCACGGCTACGAGTTCGCCGCGTGGACGCCGCTGGCCGCACTCACCGTCCTCGCCGGGCTGTGGCCCGCCGTCCTGCTCGGGCTCACCGATCCGGCCGTACGCTCCCTGCTCGGAGGCAACTGA